A genomic region of Venturia canescens isolate UGA chromosome 7, ASM1945775v1, whole genome shotgun sequence contains the following coding sequences:
- the wal gene encoding electron transfer flavoprotein subunit alpha, mitochondrial yields the protein MFATISKTLRSPISKFGSLSRYESTLVIAEHNNESLAAITQATLTAAKKIGGEITVLVAGTKCGPAAEALCKVNGVSKVLVAENEAFKGFTPESLTPLILATQKQFNFSHILAGASSFGKALLPRVASKLDVSPVSDVIGIKTADTFVRTIYAGNATQTVKVKDPVKIVTVRGTSFEAASLEGGSAKIETAPAGDYKTDKIEFLKQELSKSDRPELTSAKAVVSGGRGMKSGENFKLLYTLADKLNAAVGASRAAVDAGYVPNDLQVGQTGKIVAPDLYIAVGISGAIQHLAGMKDSKTIVAINKDPEAPIFQVADYGLVADLFKAVPELTEKI from the exons ATGTTTGCCACAATTTCGAAAACTCTAAGGTCCCCCATCAGCAAA TTTGGCTCGCTTTCAAGGTATGAATCAACGTTAGTCATTGCGGAACACAACAATGAAAGTCTTGCTGCGATAACCCAGGCTACCCTGACTGCAGCCAAAAAAATTGGTGGTGAAATCACTGTTCTTGTTGCTGGAACAAAATGTGGTCCTGCGGCCGAAGCCTTGTGCAAAGTCAACGGTGTAAGCAAAGTGCTTGTAGCTGAAAATGAGGCTTTTAAAGGATTTACTCCAGAATCTCTGACGCCACTGATTCTAGCTACACAGAAACAATTCAATTTTAGTCACATTTTGGCTGGCGCGAGTTCTTTCGGAAAAGCCTTGCTACCTAGG GTAGCTTCGAAACTGGACGTTTCGCCGGTGAGTGATGTGATTGGTATAAAAACGGCTGACACGTTCGTGCGGACGATTTATGCCGGAAACGCAACGCAGACTGTGAAAGTGAAGGACCCGGTAAAAATAGTGACGGTTCGAGGAACATCTTTTGAGGCGGCATCATTGGAAGGTGGATCAGCGAAAATCGAAACAGCTCCAGCCGGCGATTACAAAACGGACAAAATCGAATTCCTTAAACAAGAGCTCAGTAAGTCTGACCGGCCGGAACTTACCTCTGCAAAAGCCGTTGTATCTGGCGGGCGTGGAATGAAGTCTGGAGAGAATTTCAAGCTTTTGTACACTCTTGCCGACAAATTGAACGCGGCTGTTGGAGCTTCGAGAGCTGCGGTCGATGCTGGATATGTGCCGAACGATTTGCAGGTCGGCCAAActggaaaaatcgttgcaccg GATCTGTACATAGCCGTAGGAATATCCGGAGCAATACAGCATTTGGCGGGAATGAAAGACTCGAAAACGATCGTGGCGATAAACAAGGATCCCGAAGCGCCGATCTTCCAAGTAGCGGATTACGGTTTGGTTGCCGATTTGTTCAAGGCCGTTCCTGAGCTGACTGAAAAGATTTAA
- the LOC122413636 gene encoding phosphatidylinositol 4,5-bisphosphate 5-phosphatase A, translating to MWFQPLLLAVLLTKAVLSHSDPGLLRVPKVYNAVITSNQNLAPSRAYPVIQPVVHRTAIGYVPPFYYTQIAPGFAGPGVVQLDPEPRPRPDDAESVETPGNAETKSAPRKSSRPSLSRSENEEFSGEDFGESSEKGSTPSSDKKTDKKNNDDRVPLNFYPNYRSVYYGPYFNPYNAFPPNLATPGTYYVNYPPQPPLLGPLPPPLPLQPGPGIVPILPERPNASPDDDNDRESPKRNTRKQKTRSSERREKIPDAPSASPPISSGKQDS from the coding sequence ATGTGGTTTCAACCGCTCCTGCTGGCGGTTCTCCTGACGAAGGCTGTTCTATCGCACTCCGATCCTGGATTACTGCGAGTGCCGAAGGTCTACAACGCGGTGATAACGAGCAACCAGAATCTGGCGCCGTCACGCGCATATCCGGTGATTCAGCCGGTGGTTCACAGAACGGCGATCGGTTACGTTCCGCCATTTTATTACACTCAGATAGCTCCGGGTTTCGCGGGTCCAGGAGTCGTCCAATTGGATCCGGAGCCCCGCCCGAGACCGGACGACGCCGAGAGCGTGGAAACTCCCGGCAACGCGGAGACCAAATCCGCTCCTCGAAAAAGTTCACGCCCGTCGTTGAGCAGGAGCGAAAACGAGGAGTTTTCCGGCGAGGATTTCGGAGAAAGTTCCGAAAAAGGATCCACTCCGTCGTCGGACAAGAAAACCGACAAGAAAAACAACGACGATCGCGTGCCCTTGAATTTCTACCCGAATTATCGCTCCGTCTATTACGGCCCATATTTCAACCCGTACAATGCCTtcccaccgaatctcgcgaccCCCGGAACTTATTACGTCAATTATCCCCCACAACCCCCTCTGCTCGGACCGCTCCCACCGCCGCTCCCCCTTCAACCGGGACCCGGAATCGTCCCGATTCTTCCCGAGCGTCCCAACGCTTCGCCGGACGACGACAACGATCGGGAATCCCCGAAACGCAACACCCGGAAACAGAAAACACGCTCATccgagagaagagaaaaaatacccGACGCACCGTCAGCGTCACCTCCGATTTCGAGCGGAAAACAAGATTCGTGA
- the LOC122413635 gene encoding uncharacterized protein, giving the protein MIYFVALFSLAEIARQPVSCSVLVDRGNAAAKIAYHQRDENPMFDELPENLVRNESERFRRDLRTPSTTEPSIRASYERAVNQTIQDYYAQRRAVMERYYARQREIIDKFGRKTTTESPASASTDAVPRKYQIVEHGPSATIANAETTAPFPGSLNESRRNDSIASWVNDLTSADSRSDDGQTENDFQSESSNNLANRADRKDIPGYYRLGEFKGSADEKIVYQHNLRVGLKGSSQLEANFEAVLEGAFVITVIEAFPYANTKAHFSWISGGPGSNSVKLKLVGYKDQGFSYTVKVWAVPK; this is encoded by the exons ATGATTTACTTCGTCGCGCTGTTTTCGCTCGCGGAGATCGCGCGGCAACCCGTGTCGTGTTCCGTGCTCGTCGACAGAGGAAACGCGGCCGCCAAAATAGCGTACCATCAACGAGATGAAAATCCCATGTTTGACGAGTTGCCTGAAAATTTAGTGAGAAACGAGTCTGAACGTTTTCGGAGGGATTTGAGGACTCCGAGCACCACGGAACCCAGTATCAGAGCGTCTTACGAAAGAGCCGTGAATCAAACGATCCAGGATTATTATGCTCAACGAAGAGCCGTGATGGAACGTTATTACGCGAGACAACGAGAGATTATCGACAAGTTCGGGAGGAAAACGACGACGGAATCTCCTGCGAGCGCGTCAACGGACGCGGTCCCGAGAAAGTATCAAATCGTCGAGCATGGTCCAAGTGCCACGATCGCGAATGCGGAGACGACCGCTCCCTTTCCTGGATCTCTCAACGAGAGCAGAAGGAACGATTCGATCGCCTCTTGGGTCAACGATCTCACGAGCGCTGATTCGAGAAGTGACGATGGTCAAaccgaaaatgattttcaatcggAATCTTCGAACAACTTAGCCAACCGGGCCGACAGAAAa GATATTCCTGGCTATTACAGACTCGGTGAATTCAAGGGTAGTGCCGATGAGAAAATCGTTTACCAACACAATCTTCGTGTAGGTCTGAAAGGCTCGTCCCAGCTGGAAGCCAATTTCGAAGCGGTTCTCGAAGGCGCGTTTGTCATAACCGTCATCGAAGCCTTTCCATACGCGAATACGAAGGCACATTTCTCCTGGATTTCCGGTGGGCCTGGCAGCAATTCGGTGAAGCTTAAACTCGTCGGCTACAAGGATCAGGGCTTCTCTTACACCGTCAAAGTTTGGGCTGTTCCAAAATAA
- the LOC122413637 gene encoding uncharacterized protein codes for MKFLVIFVIFGVCLVQSAPSTLLSTIAPQQLGSSPPQMSRYVGQAHYPGYYVYNYLQVDHGREVPVAIYADGSPALSHLQPTYAYYGSPYFDYRYQFNQLFPGFVGYQPPTLIPSGPPSFVPPQQGPPTFQPTTERPSYEDDGVEKLDEKLEPAMESDNNDEHREDDDDDSVTIDAV; via the exons ATGAAG ttTCTTGTGATCTTTGTAATTTTTGGAGTTTGTCTCGTACAAAGTGCACCTTCGACCTTGCTCTCGACGATAGCACCTCAGCAATTGGGATCGAGTCCACCACAGATGTCCAGATACGTGGGACAGGCCCATTATCCAGGATATTACGTTTACAATTATTTACAG GTCGACCACGGACGAGAAGTTCCTGTCGCAATATACGCTGACGGAAGTCCCGCCCTTTCTCACTTACAGCCAACGTATGCTTACTACGGATCGCCTTATTTCGATTACAGATACCAATTTAATCAG TTGTTTCCTGGATTCGTCGGTTATCAACCGCCGACATTGATACCGAGCGGACCACCCTCGTTTGTACCGCCTCAACAGGGACCGCCGACCTTCCAGCCGACCACAGAACGACCCTCGTACGAGGACGACGGTGTGGAAAAACTCGACGAGAAACTTGAGCCCGCGATGGAAAGCGACAACAACGACGAGCACCgagaagacgacgacgacgattccGTCACCATCGATGCCGTTTGA
- the LOC122414007 gene encoding uncharacterized protein, translated as MAGKCEECGCVCAKCTKNNETHTDMHLHAEIENLRQRLIERDSHIVKMETQFLNEADKFPNGELASMKEELRIWQEKYSRLYEAHKRVQKVNQNLEDKLLRIVDKCETEKGAFAKDIATLSHRLADANYTIHRLTQDNEKYRNDVNLAIQLLQCKPSNFVGQKYDSLPSEVQAKVRMYVAQKRRSSDVSPPDVKSITVPISTFPPTAMVYNITKANVEKHSDDESDDSKPPVDVVSAAIMAKVLEDRERERIFAKHCNSCTCHRAILMIDSETQASLDRLDVRFCGEGDSIESSSNRDISETLNSKQMDTQGKVETTSNPTTFRHISETKSSRRRTEIGNIDNLTNANTKLSPSFNNSEGHLRLGRQVTTVQKHNATKQKLPQISSDRTTLLCKANLNKNKQTRLSKRIDGDTRASLPDHWKKFEKTTTDNCVSEKNNVCNEIPKELSPIDIINDRIWKSGWNARTQSIGNEANDNDKRSADTEIDVINDRVWRNDRTTGNINKPQMTLIELTNAVNSTTVKDFGQTEVAISPSFSSDSVVISTSNQSSSSSDALHTINDKRLLNNNSKSNCKERSIGPRNCFMRVTPGSKNILLDNVGHYQTVLYTSGTNRPNTALVHVAKSTRSGRSMSTSSEENSPMVATTDNTQLQRVAEWVQSSVSAGKNEQTSKPLDSRDNVSRQKVTQIVEVSKDDTLVKIEMDESTDVQNPLLPLEKMRKLDEIVVEASGDKSLDNPFADASRNVGNTSRHNDAPQDAGLIEDLIIFEPCNTNDNSVENSRVPEDKNDPNYEVKITKEMEEIYLKLAASLDPVSLRLSGPNSADLTIEKYRKDHRRVHVQKLQDKPK; from the exons ATGGCTGGAAAATGTGAG GAATGTGGATGCGTTTGCGCCAAATGCACAAAAAACAATGAGACACACACGGACATGCATCTCCATGCGGAGATAGAGAATCTCCGACAGCGTTTAATAGAACGTGATAGTCATATCGTTAAGATGGAAACACAATTTTTGAATGAAGCTGACAAGTTTCCGAATGGCGAGCTGGCCTCGATGAAAGAAGAATTGAGAATTTGGCAGGAAAAATATTCGCGACTTTATGAAGCTCACAAAAGGGTTCAAAAAGTCAATCAAAATTTGGAGGACAAATTGCTAAGGATCGTCGATAAGTGCGAGACTGAAAAAGGTGCCTTCGCCAAAGACATTGCTACTCTGTCGCATCGTTTAGCCGATGCTAATTATACTATACATCGTCTTACCCAGGACAAT GAAAAATACAGAAATGATGTTAATCTGGCTATCCAATTGCTGCAGTGCAAACCATCCAACTTTGTTGGACAAAAATACGATTCG ttACCGTCCGAAGTTCAGGCAAAAGTACGAATGTACGTAGCTCAAAAGCGGCGTTCGAGCGACGTCTCGCCGCCCGACGTTAAAAGTATAACCGTGCCAATATCGACGTTCCCACCGACGGCGATGGTCTACAATATAACAAAAGCGAATGTGGAGAAGCATAGCGACGATGAGAGTGACGATTCGAAGCCTCCGGTTGATGTAGTATCGGCGGCTATAATGGCAAAAGTATTAGAGGATCGTGAACGGGAGAGAATATTCGCGAAGCACTGCAACAGTTGTACGTGTCATCGGGCAATTTTAATGATAGATTCGGAGACTCAAGCGAGTTTGGACAGGTTGGACGTTCGTTTTTGTGGTGAAGGAGACTCGATCGAGTCATCGAGCAATCGTGATATTAGCGAGACTCTCAACAGTAAACAAATGGATACTCAAGGTAAAGTTGAAACAACGAGTAATCCAACTACTTTTAGACACATAAGCGAGACGAAATCTTCGCGTCGTCGTACAGAAATAggtaatattgataatttaaCAAACGCGAATACGAAATTAAGCCCGAGTTTCAATAACAGCGAAGGACATTTGCGTTTGGGTCGTCAAGTGACGACGGTACAGAAGCACAACGCAACGAAGCAAAAATTACCTCAAATTAGCAGCGATCGAACGACACTACTGTGCAAAGCGAACTTAAATAAAAACAAGCAAACGCGTTTGAGCAAGAGGATCGATGGGGACACGAGGGCGAGTCTTCCGgatcattggaaaaaattcgaaaaaaccaCGACGGATAATTGCGTCagcgaaaaaaataacgtttgCAATGAGATCCCGAAGGAACTCAGCCCCATCGATATAATAAACGATAGAATATGGAAGAGCGGTTGGAACGCGAGAACCCAATCGATCGGCAATGAGGCAAATGATAACGATAAACGTAGCGCCGATACGGAGATCGATGTGATAAATGATCGCGTATGGAGAAACGATAGGACCACCGGAAACATAAATAAACCACAAATGACCCTGATCGAACTTACAAACGCTGTTAATTCAACGACTGTCAAGGATTTCGGTCAAACCGAAGTCGCGATTAGTCCCAGCTTCAGCAGCGACAGCGTCGTTATTTCGACCTCAAATCAATCGAGTAGCTCGAGCGACGCTCTTCACACAATCAATGACAAACGCTTGTTGAATAACAACTCAAAATCGAACTGCAAAGAACGCTCGATCGGACCGAGAAATTGTTTCATGAGAGTGACACCaggctcgaaaaatattcttctcGATAACGTTGGTCATTATCAAACTGTCCTTTACACCAGCGGTACGAACAGGCCAAACACAGCCCTCGTTCACGTCGCTAAATCCACGCGGTCCGGCAGATCGATGTCAACATCCAGCGAGGAAAATTCTCCCATGGTAGCTACAACCGATAACACCCAGCTACAAAGAGTCGCCGAATGGGTCCAATCGTCAGTGAGCGCCGGAAAAAACGAGCAAACCTCAAAACCTCTTGACTCGCGAGACAATGTTTCTCGACAGAAAGTAACTCAAATCGTCGAAGTCAGCAAAGATGACACACTCGTTAAAATCGAGATGGACGAGAGCACGGATGTTCAAAATCCTCTTCTCCCACTTGAGAAGATGAGGAAGCTCGATGAAATCGTCGTCGAAGCATCTGGCGACAAATCTCTCGATAATCCGTTCGCCGATGCCTCGAGAAACGTTGGAAACACTTCGAGACACAACGACGCTCCTCAAGACGCCGGGCTTATCGAAGATCTCATTATTTTCGAGCCTTGCAACACCAACGACAATTCGGTTGAAAATTCCCGTGTGCCCGAGGACAAAAACGATCCAAATTACGAGGTTAAAATAACCAAAGAGATGgaagaaatttatttgaaacttGCCGCCAGTCTCGATCCCGTTTCACTTCGATTATCCGGGCCGAACAGCGCCGATCTCACCATCGAGAAGTATCGAAAAGATCATCGTAGAGTTCACGTACAAAAATTACAGGACAAACCCAAATAA